In one window of Phycisphaerae bacterium DNA:
- a CDS encoding LacI family DNA-binding transcriptional regulator, with protein sequence MPSIRKIAEQAGVSISTVSRALNNEGLVSPETRKLILSIANRNGYVAKMGRRITTNVALAFTQEITVAHAFDSAVLAGVMRGLDEGRFNLVLLNMQRDKEVGENYTQFFMRKGVRGVLLRTTLDSRMVCQAIADEGFPHVVISERISTPRVNYVDCDSKADTIRAMNYLVSLGHRRIAFALHTVPDQDHADRLEGYREGLARNELPFDENLVLRHRNGLAGGETVMEVAMSMRPRPTAIFFADPLLAIGAVNKAHMLGVRIPQDMSIVGFDDTNIRHSVYPPLTAVCQDATTLGFEAALWLTRVLTGAVRGNLRKTIATSFEVNQSTGPAPTDVAEPVALSGRRTRAAARPAP encoded by the coding sequence ATGCCGTCCATTCGCAAGATTGCCGAGCAGGCGGGGGTTTCGATCAGCACGGTCTCGCGGGCGCTGAACAACGAGGGGTTGGTCAGTCCCGAGACACGCAAGCTGATTCTCTCGATCGCGAACCGGAATGGCTATGTAGCCAAAATGGGGCGCCGCATCACTACGAACGTGGCTCTGGCATTTACGCAGGAAATCACCGTGGCACATGCATTTGACTCCGCGGTGCTGGCTGGGGTGATGCGCGGGCTCGATGAGGGGCGCTTCAATCTGGTCTTGCTCAACATGCAGCGCGACAAGGAGGTGGGCGAGAACTACACGCAGTTCTTCATGCGCAAGGGCGTGCGCGGTGTCCTGCTGCGCACAACGCTGGATTCGCGCATGGTCTGCCAGGCCATCGCGGACGAGGGCTTCCCGCACGTCGTCATCAGCGAGCGGATCAGTACGCCGCGCGTGAACTACGTCGACTGCGATTCGAAGGCGGACACGATTCGGGCGATGAACTACCTGGTGTCGCTCGGCCACCGCCGGATCGCGTTCGCGCTGCATACGGTGCCGGACCAGGATCACGCAGACCGGCTGGAGGGTTATCGCGAGGGGCTGGCACGGAACGAGCTGCCCTTCGACGAAAACCTGGTGCTGCGGCATCGCAACGGGCTGGCCGGGGGCGAGACGGTGATGGAGGTCGCGATGAGCATGCGGCCGCGGCCGACGGCGATCTTCTTCGCGGACCCGCTGCTGGCGATCGGGGCGGTGAACAAGGCCCATATGCTGGGTGTGCGGATCCCCCAGGACATGTCGATCGTGGGGTTCGACGACACGAACATCCGGCACAGCGTGTATCCGCCGTTGACGGCCGTCTGTCAGGACGCGACCACGCTGGGGTTTGAGGCGGCCTTGTGGCTGACGCGCGTGCTGACGGGGGCGGTCCGGGGCAACTTGCGGAAGACGATCGCGACGTCGTTTGAGGTGAACCAGTCCACCGGCCCGGCGCCGACGGACGTGGCGGAGCCGGTAGCGTTGAGCGGCCGGCGGACACGGGCAGCGGCGCGGCCTGCGCCATAG
- a CDS encoding glycosyl hydrolase family 17, with product MKTPWATLCLLLFASCAASSDPPTVARRPLRLPPHTAWSGAGIAYGPYRAGQHPAGVQPTRAQLAEDLRLMAAHWRLLRMYGARGSAQTVAELMHQEHPDLRLMVGAWIEPEDTPAAVEANQAELQAAIDLATRFPDIVCAISVGNETQVFWSAHKVAADVLIGYLRQARASTGVPITTADDFRFWLTPESQRIADEIDFITLHAYAMWNGQTLDRALAFTQEQYAAVAAQHPGVPLVLGEAGWATCKHTAGDQATLIQGTPGEQEQRVFYEQFRAWTTQERIPSFYFEAFDEPWKGGEHPDDVEKHWGLYRADRTPKAALQ from the coding sequence ATGAAGACTCCTTGGGCGACGCTCTGCCTGTTGCTGTTCGCCTCGTGTGCTGCGTCCTCCGACCCGCCGACCGTCGCGCGGCGCCCCTTGCGCTTGCCTCCGCACACCGCCTGGTCCGGGGCCGGCATCGCCTACGGGCCTTATCGCGCTGGCCAGCATCCGGCGGGCGTGCAGCCCACACGCGCGCAACTCGCCGAAGACCTGCGCCTCATGGCCGCCCACTGGCGCCTGCTGCGCATGTACGGCGCCCGCGGCTCCGCTCAAACCGTTGCTGAGCTCATGCACCAGGAGCACCCCGACCTGCGTCTGATGGTCGGTGCCTGGATCGAACCCGAAGACACGCCCGCAGCCGTGGAGGCCAACCAGGCTGAGTTGCAGGCGGCGATCGACCTGGCCACGCGTTTCCCCGACATCGTGTGCGCGATCAGCGTCGGCAACGAGACACAGGTCTTCTGGTCTGCGCACAAGGTCGCCGCGGACGTGCTGATCGGCTACCTGCGACAGGCCCGCGCCAGTACCGGAGTCCCCATCACCACCGCCGACGACTTCCGCTTCTGGCTGACGCCGGAGAGCCAGCGTATCGCCGACGAGATCGACTTCATCACTCTTCACGCCTACGCCATGTGGAACGGCCAAACACTCGACCGCGCGCTCGCGTTCACCCAAGAGCAGTACGCCGCCGTCGCCGCGCAGCACCCGGGCGTCCCGCTCGTCCTCGGCGAAGCCGGCTGGGCCACCTGCAAGCACACCGCCGGCGACCAGGCCACCTTGATCCAGGGCACGCCCGGCGAACAGGAACAGCGCGTCTTCTACGAGCAATTCCGCGCATGGACGACGCAGGAGCGCATCCCGAGCTTCTATTTCGAGGCCTTCGACGAGCCGTGGAAAGGCGGTGAGCACCCCGACGATGTCGAAAAGCACTGGGGCCTCTACCGGGCCGATCGCACACCCAAGGCCGCCCTGCAATGA
- a CDS encoding family 16 glycosylhydrolase: protein MPSGRALNLTTLVRAAASLCVLAAGASRASAALLNPGFEQGSTLISWSTFNNVSSNVAVATTTPHGGTRVCKVSGGYNGNPNWSGLYQNLPAFAGQIWEAGAWVRHNTGNALTGTGNSLRMKIEFYRVAGGQHGGAAFLDETELVSLDGSTVRDVWLQRTVQAVAPAETVEARIAFVFMQSGNAPGAALIDDVTFATVAGPQTDWTLIWQDEFDGSTVDTTKWRVENLHLNKNNELQYYAPDEVYIQSGELVLRSRQRYYCGYDDDGHWGCYNYTSGLVETRDRFATGYGRIEVRAKLPSTKGIWPAHWMMPDAGGWPPEIDIMELLGHEPTRVYMSHHWGTWPDVQTDTGSYVGPDFSQDYHVFAVEWFPDRLDWYVDDLLCYRSTIAVPQEPFYIILNTAVGGNWPGNPDGTTVFPQHHRIDYVRVYVPADPGQATVAVADGTSASATADGSVEPDEYVGAVNGINAGLGDRIGENSVFHIDSRADGRLNLAFEAANAWPTDGATGVVVYVDSRAGGWAATADLHDVGTLARRLVSGRGLNGARADLYFAPGFRPDYAICFEPNQVSIFELHATTHTLVNGALLGAEIDLLGGADVRYRIDDGGQGGRIREFEARLAHFAVPQGGSFRLIATLLNGDTAFRANEFVGVAPGNAWDGYYNPGQTPVLLKTGDFLEFESAARYGDADGDGDVDAADIAVFVECLGGPGAMPAPPAPLDADSCLNSFDVDSDGDSDLADYAALQPEAGSPPGD from the coding sequence ATGCCGTCTGGCAGAGCGTTGAATCTGACGACTCTGGTGCGCGCCGCGGCCAGTTTGTGCGTGCTGGCCGCGGGTGCGTCCCGCGCGAGCGCGGCGTTGCTGAATCCCGGCTTCGAGCAGGGCAGCACGCTCATCTCGTGGAGCACATTCAACAACGTGAGCTCGAACGTCGCGGTCGCGACGACCACGCCGCACGGCGGCACCCGTGTCTGCAAGGTCTCCGGCGGGTACAACGGCAACCCGAACTGGTCGGGCCTGTACCAGAACCTGCCCGCGTTCGCGGGACAGATCTGGGAAGCGGGGGCGTGGGTGCGGCACAACACGGGCAACGCGCTGACGGGAACGGGCAACAGCCTGCGGATGAAGATCGAGTTCTATCGGGTCGCGGGCGGGCAGCATGGCGGCGCCGCTTTCCTGGACGAAACGGAGCTCGTGTCGCTGGACGGCAGCACGGTGCGGGACGTGTGGCTGCAACGGACCGTGCAGGCCGTGGCGCCGGCGGAGACGGTCGAGGCGCGGATCGCATTTGTGTTCATGCAGAGCGGCAACGCGCCGGGCGCGGCGCTGATCGACGATGTGACGTTTGCGACGGTCGCCGGCCCGCAGACGGACTGGACGCTGATCTGGCAGGATGAATTCGACGGATCCACTGTCGACACGACGAAATGGCGCGTGGAAAACCTGCATCTGAACAAGAACAACGAGCTCCAGTACTACGCCCCGGACGAGGTGTACATTCAAAGCGGCGAGCTGGTGCTGCGCAGCCGCCAGCGGTACTACTGCGGGTACGACGACGACGGTCATTGGGGCTGCTATAACTACACGTCGGGTTTGGTCGAGACGCGCGACCGCTTCGCGACGGGCTACGGACGGATCGAGGTGCGAGCGAAGCTGCCGTCAACGAAAGGGATCTGGCCGGCGCACTGGATGATGCCGGACGCCGGAGGCTGGCCGCCCGAGATCGACATCATGGAGCTGCTCGGCCACGAGCCGACACGCGTGTACATGAGCCACCATTGGGGGACGTGGCCGGACGTGCAGACGGACACGGGCAGCTATGTAGGGCCGGATTTCTCCCAGGATTATCACGTCTTCGCAGTGGAGTGGTTCCCGGACCGGCTGGACTGGTACGTGGATGATCTGCTCTGCTACCGCAGCACGATCGCCGTTCCACAGGAGCCGTTCTACATCATCCTGAACACGGCGGTGGGCGGGAACTGGCCGGGCAACCCGGACGGCACGACGGTCTTCCCGCAGCATCACCGCATCGATTATGTGCGGGTCTATGTGCCCGCGGACCCCGGGCAGGCGACGGTGGCGGTGGCCGATGGTACGTCTGCGAGCGCGACGGCCGATGGAAGCGTGGAGCCGGACGAGTACGTCGGGGCCGTGAACGGGATTAACGCGGGCCTGGGCGATCGGATCGGGGAGAATTCGGTTTTCCACATTGACTCGCGTGCTGACGGTCGGCTGAATCTGGCGTTCGAGGCGGCCAATGCGTGGCCGACGGATGGCGCGACCGGCGTCGTGGTGTATGTCGATTCGCGCGCGGGCGGCTGGGCGGCGACGGCGGATCTGCACGATGTCGGCACGCTGGCGCGGCGGCTGGTGTCCGGGCGGGGGTTGAATGGGGCGCGCGCGGACCTGTACTTCGCGCCGGGCTTCCGGCCGGACTACGCCATCTGCTTCGAGCCCAACCAGGTTTCGATCTTTGAGCTGCACGCGACGACGCACACGCTGGTGAACGGGGCGCTGCTGGGGGCGGAAATCGACCTGCTGGGCGGCGCGGATGTGCGATATCGCATCGACGATGGCGGCCAAGGTGGGCGAATACGCGAATTCGAGGCTCGGCTGGCACACTTTGCGGTGCCGCAGGGCGGGAGCTTCCGGCTCATCGCGACGCTGCTCAATGGCGACACGGCGTTCCGGGCGAACGAGTTCGTCGGCGTCGCGCCGGGCAATGCGTGGGACGGGTATTACAACCCGGGCCAGACGCCGGTGTTGCTGAAGACGGGTGATTTCCTGGAGTTCGAATCGGCGGCGCGCTACGGCGATGCCGACGGCGACGGGGATGTGGATGCCGCGGACATCGCGGTGTTTGTGGAGTGTCTCGGCGGCCCCGGGGCGATGCCGGCTCCGCCGGCGCCGCTCGACGCGGACAGTTGTCTGAACAGCTTCGACGTGGACAGCGATGGCGACAGTGATCTCGCGGACTATGCGGCCCTGCAGCCGGAAGCAGGCAGTCCGCCTGGAGATTGA
- a CDS encoding PEP-CTERM sorting domain-containing protein encodes MRSFGIFTCVAALFAFAVVPASAALIVGNGGFEVAGPGGPTDSDMWNEGAGAGSLSERDSTNPEFGAWAHHIYAGGPASSAAITQNSIANVGLASLAPGSTVSLSFDALFNPGPGGVMIYRIGILNAVGGYVADSGFATIVSGSGGVYQNFTRGPLTVPAFGAYPNDAYAAFVEIVVNSAAFAGSTSEAFIDNVQIEGTLVPEPASLLLLGLASLFIRRR; translated from the coding sequence ATGCGCAGCTTCGGTATCTTCACTTGTGTTGCGGCCCTGTTCGCGTTCGCGGTCGTTCCGGCGTCGGCGGCTCTGATCGTCGGCAATGGCGGTTTCGAGGTGGCCGGCCCCGGTGGCCCCACCGACTCGGACATGTGGAACGAAGGCGCGGGTGCCGGTTCGCTCTCGGAGCGTGACAGCACCAATCCCGAGTTCGGTGCGTGGGCCCATCATATCTATGCGGGCGGCCCGGCCTCGAGCGCGGCGATCACGCAGAACAGCATCGCCAACGTCGGGCTCGCGTCCCTGGCGCCCGGCTCCACGGTCAGCCTGTCCTTTGACGCGCTCTTCAACCCCGGTCCCGGCGGCGTCATGATCTACCGCATCGGGATTCTCAACGCCGTCGGCGGCTACGTGGCCGACTCCGGCTTCGCGACGATCGTCAGCGGGAGCGGCGGCGTGTACCAGAACTTCACGCGCGGGCCGCTGACCGTTCCCGCCTTCGGCGCGTATCCCAACGATGCGTACGCGGCGTTCGTGGAGATCGTCGTGAACTCCGCCGCGTTCGCCGGCTCGACCTCCGAGGCCTTCATCGACAACGTGCAGATCGAAGGCACGCTGGTACCGGAACCGGCTTCGCTGCTGCTGCTCGGCCTGGCGAGCCTATTCATTCGCCGGCGCTAG
- a CDS encoding DEAD/DEAH box helicase: MRVQPDGRVTAKVHGGQTYNVTLEIYLSSSTGSVLVDCDCPYVDGSGEPCKHIWATLLATEADPSFAALGRLPKHIMVDLLEGGWLETWDAGEAESAAYPGNDIATPAQVRGLRLVPPDFRQPQPAAAAPKPKRPPNWVRELRALGSPDRLVPSAPFRDPTPLEPLYVVEPAASLAAGSLVLSISQQQRLKSGQLGAVKKLTLTPLDILRIPSPIDRTICLMLIGAGTPGAYGSFYDNYRYTSYGSESQWRIPAALYDELLPLLMRSDRLRLRGPAPNELVPLTWEPGEPWELAVAFVSTSRRDKYRLTPQLRRGTERCALDSLTGLIPGEPALLIRGQVITRTHAHHCESWLSQLARCDAIHFKSTELPTLLAELARLPAVPPIEWPPEWNITQIDDLAPVPELRLQIDERQKRWQSEPAAAELRFRYDNVVAAPGDGGGQITDPDGRRLIRRQSNAEQRYLQRFFDLGGRQDDYYGLFVPRKRLTALVITLVGEGWQVTGNAARYRRPGKFQLSISSGIDWFDLHGQLDFDGQTAELPALLAAARRGEKFVRLDDGSLGVLPEDWLARHERWLALADVRSEGVRFAKTQLGLIDALLAALPEAQCDAALSAARARLPSFTGIQAHPEPPGFNGTLRAYQREGLGWLQFLHEFEWGGCLADDMGLGKTIQLLALIVARRHAGDSGPTLVVAPRSVIFNWAREAERFAPDLRVLDYTGLVRHTRREALPDCDLVLSTYGTLRRDIEFLSTVEFNYVVLDEAQAVKNPNSLSAKAARVLRARHRLVMTGTPVENDLGDLWSLFEFLNPGMLGTARAFRDALGIRRGVERDPQMLALLQRAVRPFLLRRTKDQVARELPPRSEQTIDCELGAQQRKYYNELRDHYRAALLARVEKTGVARNTMHVLEALLRLRQVACHPALLDPARKAAESAKLEALLPMLAELIAEGHKTLIFSQFTSLLALLREVLDRRGWAYEYLDGATRSRAVCVDRFQSDPACPLFLISLKAGGTGLNLTAADYVFILDPWWNPAVEAQAIDRTHRIGQTKKVVAYRLIARDTVESHILELQEQKRELAAALITADNSLVRNLTRDDLALLLS; encoded by the coding sequence TTGCGCGTTCAGCCAGACGGCCGGGTCACAGCCAAGGTCCACGGCGGCCAGACCTACAATGTCACGCTCGAAATCTACTTGTCGAGCTCAACGGGGTCGGTGCTGGTCGATTGCGACTGCCCATACGTGGATGGGTCCGGCGAACCCTGTAAACACATCTGGGCCACGCTGCTCGCGACCGAGGCCGACCCCTCTTTCGCGGCCCTCGGTCGGCTGCCGAAGCACATCATGGTGGATTTGCTCGAGGGCGGGTGGCTGGAAACGTGGGATGCCGGCGAGGCCGAATCCGCGGCGTACCCGGGCAACGATATTGCAACACCGGCCCAGGTGCGCGGCCTGCGATTGGTTCCACCGGATTTCCGCCAACCACAGCCGGCCGCGGCTGCACCCAAGCCGAAACGCCCGCCCAACTGGGTCCGCGAGCTGCGTGCGCTGGGCAGTCCAGACCGTCTGGTGCCCTCCGCTCCATTCCGCGACCCGACCCCCCTTGAACCGCTCTATGTGGTTGAACCGGCCGCCAGCCTGGCCGCGGGTTCGCTCGTCCTGAGCATCTCGCAGCAGCAGCGGCTCAAGTCCGGCCAACTCGGCGCCGTCAAGAAACTGACACTCACGCCACTCGACATCCTGCGCATCCCCAGCCCGATCGACCGCACGATCTGCCTGATGCTGATCGGCGCCGGCACGCCCGGCGCATACGGCTCATTCTACGACAACTACCGGTACACATCGTACGGCAGTGAATCGCAGTGGCGCATACCGGCCGCGCTCTACGACGAATTGCTCCCGCTCCTGATGCGCTCGGATCGGCTGCGGCTCCGCGGACCGGCACCAAACGAGCTGGTCCCGCTCACATGGGAACCTGGCGAGCCCTGGGAGCTGGCCGTGGCGTTTGTCTCCACGAGCCGCCGCGACAAGTACCGCCTGACTCCGCAACTGCGCCGCGGCACGGAGCGGTGCGCTTTGGACTCGCTCACCGGCCTCATTCCAGGCGAGCCCGCGCTGCTCATCCGCGGGCAGGTCATCACCCGCACTCACGCGCATCATTGCGAATCCTGGCTTTCGCAGCTGGCACGCTGCGACGCCATTCACTTCAAGTCGACGGAACTGCCCACGCTTCTCGCCGAACTGGCGCGCCTGCCCGCCGTCCCGCCGATCGAGTGGCCGCCAGAATGGAACATCACACAGATCGATGACCTCGCGCCTGTGCCCGAGCTTCGCCTGCAGATCGACGAGCGGCAGAAGCGCTGGCAGAGCGAGCCCGCCGCCGCCGAACTCCGCTTCCGCTACGACAACGTGGTGGCTGCGCCGGGCGATGGCGGCGGGCAGATCACCGACCCCGACGGCCGACGCCTCATCCGCCGCCAGAGCAATGCCGAACAGCGCTACTTGCAGCGTTTCTTCGACCTCGGCGGCCGTCAGGACGACTACTACGGGCTCTTTGTGCCGCGCAAACGACTCACCGCCTTGGTCATCACGCTCGTGGGCGAGGGTTGGCAGGTCACTGGCAACGCCGCCCGCTACCGCCGCCCGGGCAAGTTCCAGTTGAGCATCAGTTCCGGCATTGACTGGTTCGATCTGCACGGCCAGCTCGACTTCGACGGGCAGACCGCCGAGCTACCGGCCCTGCTCGCCGCGGCCCGGCGCGGCGAGAAGTTCGTGCGCCTCGACGACGGCTCGCTCGGCGTACTGCCGGAAGACTGGCTTGCCCGGCACGAACGTTGGCTGGCACTCGCGGACGTGCGCAGCGAGGGCGTGCGTTTCGCCAAGACGCAGCTGGGTCTGATCGACGCCCTGCTCGCGGCGCTGCCCGAGGCCCAGTGCGACGCGGCGCTCAGCGCAGCCCGCGCGCGGTTGCCGAGCTTCACCGGGATCCAAGCCCACCCGGAGCCCCCCGGCTTCAACGGCACGCTGCGCGCCTATCAGCGCGAGGGCCTCGGCTGGCTGCAATTCCTGCATGAGTTCGAGTGGGGCGGCTGCCTCGCCGACGACATGGGCCTGGGCAAGACCATCCAACTGCTGGCTCTGATCGTCGCGCGGCGCCACGCCGGCGATTCCGGTCCGACACTGGTCGTCGCGCCGCGCTCAGTGATCTTCAATTGGGCCCGCGAGGCCGAGCGCTTCGCCCCTGACCTGCGCGTCCTGGATTACACCGGCCTAGTGCGCCACACCCGGCGGGAGGCCCTGCCCGACTGCGACCTCGTGCTCTCCACTTACGGCACGTTGCGCCGCGACATCGAGTTTCTCAGCACTGTGGAATTCAACTACGTCGTCCTCGACGAAGCCCAGGCCGTCAAGAATCCCAACTCTCTGAGTGCCAAGGCCGCCCGCGTCCTGCGCGCCCGCCACCGCCTGGTCATGACCGGCACCCCCGTGGAGAACGACCTCGGCGATCTCTGGTCGCTGTTCGAGTTTCTCAATCCCGGCATGCTCGGCACCGCGCGCGCCTTCCGCGACGCCCTTGGCATACGGCGTGGCGTGGAGCGCGATCCGCAGATGCTGGCCCTGCTCCAGCGCGCTGTGCGACCGTTCTTGCTGCGGCGCACCAAGGACCAGGTCGCCCGGGAACTCCCGCCACGCAGCGAACAAACCATCGACTGCGAGCTGGGCGCGCAGCAGCGCAAATACTACAACGAGCTGCGCGACCACTACCGCGCCGCGCTGCTGGCCCGCGTCGAGAAGACCGGCGTCGCCCGCAATACGATGCACGTGCTCGAGGCACTCCTGCGCCTGCGGCAGGTCGCCTGCCACCCGGCGCTGCTGGATCCCGCGCGGAAAGCGGCCGAGTCGGCGAAACTGGAGGCCCTCCTGCCGATGCTCGCCGAACTCATCGCCGAGGGGCACAAGACCCTGATTTTCTCGCAGTTCACAAGCCTGCTGGCCCTGCTCCGTGAGGTCCTGGATCGGCGCGGCTGGGCGTACGAGTACCTTGACGGCGCGACGCGCAGCCGGGCCGTCTGCGTGGACCGCTTCCAATCCGACCCTGCCTGCCCGCTGTTCCTCATCAGCCTGAAGGCCGGCGGGACCGGGCTGAACCTGACCGCCGCTGATTATGTGTTCATTCTCGACCCCTGGTGGAATCCAGCCGTCGAGGCGCAGGCCATCGACCGCACACATCGCATCGGTCAGACGAAGAAGGTCGTCGCTTACCGGCTCATCGCCCGCGACACCGTGGAGTCCCACATCCTTGAGCTCCAGGAGCAGAAGCGCGAACTCGCCGCCGCCCTCATCACCGCTGACAACAGCCTCGTCCGCAACCTGACTCGGGACGACCTCGCCCTGCTGCTGTCGTAG
- a CDS encoding prepilin-type N-terminal cleavage/methylation domain-containing protein, producing MRQGAGQPGAGRATGRARAAFTLIELLVVVAIIALLISILLPALGGARNQARLVKCLANLRATGEAAMVVVAENGRFPLATDEIGIAAADPGRTRYAYSEGELLAWPVAVARGASIRYGTNWDWGVRATSYADALASRDRMAIDLPMVTCPADMVGIATPYYPGNWNGSDGLKGAGDPAHPRPSAANMSYWGRLSYGINEDVTGAEVWWSNGPACWRAGKLPSGDCVDCWGEFGYPPMHPCGNADYGKRLRGNLDKVYRPGDVGLLFECGPDVENVEASGRANLVLSAGQNNGPYLSDFLNWTWETHAPRMPSVRHQKWVSNVLFTDMHGATIRPGPINPTTGMPKSFTPQVRVSPYPPAECP from the coding sequence ATGCGACAGGGTGCTGGTCAGCCAGGCGCGGGGCGCGCGACAGGCCGCGCGCGGGCGGCGTTTACGTTGATCGAACTGCTCGTGGTGGTGGCGATCATCGCGCTGCTCATCTCGATCCTGCTGCCGGCGCTGGGCGGAGCGCGCAACCAGGCGCGCCTGGTCAAGTGCCTGGCAAACCTGCGCGCGACCGGCGAGGCGGCCATGGTGGTCGTGGCAGAGAACGGGCGTTTCCCGCTCGCGACCGACGAGATCGGGATCGCGGCGGCGGACCCGGGGCGCACGCGCTACGCATACTCCGAAGGGGAATTGCTGGCCTGGCCGGTCGCCGTGGCGCGCGGCGCGAGCATCCGCTACGGCACCAACTGGGACTGGGGCGTGCGGGCCACGTCGTACGCGGACGCGCTGGCGAGCCGCGATCGGATGGCGATCGACCTGCCGATGGTCACCTGTCCGGCGGACATGGTCGGGATTGCCACGCCGTACTACCCCGGCAACTGGAACGGCAGCGACGGGTTGAAGGGCGCCGGGGATCCGGCCCATCCGCGGCCGAGCGCGGCGAACATGTCGTACTGGGGGCGGCTGAGCTATGGGATCAACGAGGACGTGACCGGGGCGGAGGTGTGGTGGAGCAACGGTCCGGCCTGCTGGCGTGCCGGCAAGCTGCCGAGCGGCGACTGCGTGGATTGCTGGGGCGAATTTGGTTACCCGCCCATGCACCCATGCGGCAACGCGGACTACGGCAAGCGGCTGCGCGGGAATCTGGACAAAGTGTACCGGCCGGGCGACGTGGGGCTGCTCTTCGAGTGCGGGCCGGATGTCGAGAACGTGGAAGCGTCGGGCCGGGCGAACCTGGTACTCAGTGCCGGGCAGAACAACGGTCCGTATTTGAGCGATTTTCTGAACTGGACGTGGGAAACCCACGCGCCGCGCATGCCGAGCGTGCGCCATCAGAAGTGGGTGTCGAACGTGCTGTTCACGGATATGCATGGGGCGACGATCCGGCCGGGGCCCATCAACCCCACGACCGGGATGCCCAAGAGCTTCACGCCGCAAGTGCGGGTGTCGCCGTACCCGCCGGCGGAGTGCCCATAG